A region from the Sulfurospirillum oryzae genome encodes:
- a CDS encoding sensor domain-containing protein, with translation MNLFSTLFHTLFSSDSTYNALYRFFDESNSIMLLIDPESGEIINANHAASHYYGYALDQLVGMSISSFNILPHEEVKQERQRALTEERNYFNFKHRIANGEIRDVEVYSTPINLDDRKVLFSIIHDITERKKAEAHLQEVNENLAKQELIFKQIMDTSSVAIFLVNLQGFITHANQRMAEMFLYPLDELIGKEYVELIHSSEKEIARQKMLALLSSKIPSVDLERIYCRFDGSNFWGRLTGKRFYDTKGIEIGLVGVIADIDESKYIQQCEQHHKQILQMIALKSPLYTILHVMIGDIESIHHQRVGCSIVLFDETNHKLILGATSNELQLLSTTLIEASSNNALFLQNLLHLPSKPTLFSTLAENRWWSENIECPPSHDNENCWVNPIVSAFGKPLGLLIICSLKHQALTPREIKLVEDEVQFVALAIEKSQSDAKVQLAANVFTHAKEGIIITDPHGTIIEANEAFIRTTGFNLEEIIGHNPRILKSGRQETSFYTHMWQSILTQGNWQGEIWNRRKDGSIYAEMVNISAIKDSEGEIQHFVALFTDITTIKEHEKKLEHMAHHDALTSLPNRVLLWDRIHQAIAEAQRYNTYLALLYIDLDGFKEINDTYGHSIGDELLITISQRISALLRKNETIARLGGDEFVALLTDLKKPEECISILERILEAMREVIVIHGIDLYVSASIGVSFYPKDTIDAEKLVLHADKAMYRAKQSGKNRYQFFNMQEDLS, from the coding sequence ATGAATTTATTTTCAACACTATTTCATACTTTATTTTCATCAGATAGCACATATAATGCACTGTATAGATTTTTTGATGAAAGTAACTCAATCATGTTACTGATTGATCCAGAAAGTGGTGAAATCATCAATGCAAATCATGCGGCATCACACTATTATGGTTATGCACTCGATCAACTAGTAGGTATGTCTATCTCTTCGTTTAACATACTTCCACATGAGGAAGTCAAACAAGAACGCCAACGTGCCCTTACGGAAGAACGCAACTATTTTAATTTCAAACACCGCATTGCCAATGGTGAAATCAGAGATGTTGAAGTTTATTCAACTCCTATCAATCTTGATGATAGAAAAGTTCTTTTTTCCATTATTCATGATATAACAGAGCGTAAAAAAGCAGAAGCACACCTGCAAGAAGTCAATGAAAATCTTGCTAAACAAGAATTAATCTTTAAACAGATCATGGATACATCCAGCGTTGCCATCTTTTTAGTCAACTTACAAGGATTCATTACCCATGCCAATCAACGCATGGCAGAGATGTTCTTGTACCCTCTTGACGAGCTTATCGGCAAAGAGTATGTTGAACTCATCCATAGTTCTGAAAAAGAGATTGCTCGCCAAAAAATGCTTGCACTTTTAAGCAGTAAAATTCCCTCAGTAGATCTCGAACGCATCTACTGTCGTTTCGATGGAAGCAATTTTTGGGGTCGCCTTACAGGAAAACGTTTTTATGATACGAAGGGCATAGAGATAGGCCTTGTTGGTGTCATCGCCGATATTGACGAAAGTAAATATATTCAGCAATGTGAGCAGCATCATAAACAAATTCTCCAAATGATTGCACTCAAATCACCGCTTTACACCATTTTACATGTCATGATAGGAGATATTGAATCTATTCATCATCAACGCGTTGGCTGTAGCATTGTACTTTTTGATGAAACAAATCATAAACTCATCCTTGGAGCGACCTCAAATGAGCTACAACTTTTAAGCACAACGCTTATTGAAGCATCATCTAACAATGCACTTTTTTTACAAAATTTACTTCACCTTCCCAGTAAGCCAACACTCTTTAGTACACTAGCTGAAAACAGATGGTGGAGTGAAAATATCGAATGTCCTCCCTCTCATGATAACGAAAATTGTTGGGTAAATCCGATTGTCTCTGCATTTGGTAAGCCATTAGGCCTCTTAATTATTTGCTCATTAAAGCACCAAGCGTTGACGCCACGAGAGATTAAATTGGTCGAAGATGAAGTACAATTTGTTGCGCTTGCCATTGAAAAAAGTCAAAGTGATGCTAAAGTACAACTGGCTGCTAATGTTTTTACGCACGCTAAAGAGGGAATTATTATCACCGATCCGCATGGAACAATTATTGAAGCCAATGAGGCATTTATCCGTACCACAGGGTTTAACCTTGAAGAGATCATCGGACACAATCCACGCATCTTAAAATCAGGGCGACAAGAGACATCATTTTATACCCACATGTGGCAAAGTATTCTCACACAAGGAAATTGGCAAGGAGAGATTTGGAATCGCCGCAAAGACGGTAGTATCTATGCAGAAATGGTGAACATTAGTGCGATTAAAGATAGTGAAGGAGAGATTCAACATTTTGTCGCACTTTTTACAGACATCACAACCATTAAAGAGCATGAAAAAAAACTAGAACACATGGCACACCACGATGCGCTTACCTCTCTTCCAAACCGTGTATTGCTATGGGATAGGATTCATCAAGCGATTGCAGAAGCACAACGTTATAACACCTATCTTGCCTTACTTTACATTGATCTTGATGGCTTTAAAGAGATTAATGACACGTATGGTCACAGTATTGGCGATGAGCTTTTGATTACCATTTCTCAGCGTATTAGCGCATTGTTACGCAAAAATGAAACGATTGCACGCCTAGGTGGGGATGAATTTGTTGCACTGCTAACCGATTTAAAGAAACCCGAAGAGTGCATTTCAATTCTTGAGCGAATTTTAGAAGCCATGAGAGAAGTTATTGTGATTCATGGCATTGATTTGTATGTTTCAGCGAGCATTGGCGTGAGTTTTTATCCTAAAGACACTATCGATGCAGAAAAGCTTGTCTTACATGCAGACAAAGCTATGTATCGTGCCAAGCAATCAGGAAAAAATCGTTATCAGTTCTTTAACATGCAAGAAGATTTATCTTAG
- the recR gene encoding recombination mediator RecR has translation MMRGLEKFNKLVDAFEKLPTVGRKSAVRFAYHLVLNDTFSAMKLSNAIESAIKSIRKCERCGALSEHEICDICLDERRDVQKLCIVESAKDIFVLEEHKLFDGRYFVLGNLEEETLSKLEEMVKDGTREMIFALTPSLANDALILFIEDKLKNHTLHFTKIAQGVPTGVHLENVDMLSLSKALESRTKI, from the coding sequence ATGATGCGAGGATTGGAGAAGTTTAACAAGTTGGTCGATGCGTTTGAAAAACTTCCTACGGTTGGACGAAAGTCCGCTGTAAGGTTTGCATATCATCTTGTTTTAAATGACACATTTTCTGCGATGAAACTCTCCAATGCTATTGAGAGTGCGATTAAGAGTATTCGTAAGTGCGAGCGTTGTGGGGCTTTGAGTGAGCATGAAATTTGCGATATTTGCCTTGATGAAAGGCGTGATGTGCAAAAGCTCTGCATCGTTGAGAGTGCTAAAGATATTTTTGTTCTTGAAGAGCATAAGCTCTTTGATGGGCGTTATTTTGTCCTAGGGAATTTGGAAGAAGAGACGCTGAGTAAGCTTGAAGAGATGGTCAAAGATGGCACTCGCGAGATGATCTTTGCATTGACGCCTTCTTTAGCCAATGATGCTTTGATTTTATTTATTGAAGATAAGCTCAAAAATCATACGCTACATTTTACGAAGATTGCGCAAGGAGTTCCAACAGGGGTTCATCTTGAAAATGTCGATATGCTCTCTTTGTCCAAAGCACTCGAATCACGTACAAAAATCTAA
- a CDS encoding ArsS family sensor histidine kinase, producing MIKNSILNKISAVFFLSLFLLAMFFALLLEHQSDKNLENMKQRQLQSVNYLLVMYRNNVQPGDIEEYFNNFGLKKVSSKYLRDSVLERGVIIFQKLSPISRFSSIIYNDRYYLFIDNFESSVLLESQDYKNFNESLWVVFVIALLILLYMYVSIYKSIAPLKSLSAQIRKFASGDLSIECASEHNDEIGEVANEFDRAVKKIRDLIHSRQLFLRTIMHELKTPIGKGRIVAEMLEDDTAKKRLVGVFGRLDLLIAEFSKIEQLTSQRYELNMKEYSLLHVIDQAIDLLMLDDKKREEQVKVEGDFDFKVTVDFDLMALAIKNLMDNAMKHSLNHRVFVKNSEQKLIIANEGEALKMAIDEYFRPFVSGSKACGSGLGLGLYIVQNIVTQHGLEVSYSYEAGFHQFSIDFSRGSVA from the coding sequence ATGATTAAAAACTCAATTCTTAACAAAATTAGCGCGGTTTTTTTTCTTTCGCTTTTTTTACTGGCGATGTTTTTTGCACTGCTTTTGGAGCATCAAAGCGATAAAAATCTTGAAAACATGAAGCAACGTCAGCTTCAATCGGTGAATTATCTTCTTGTCATGTACCGCAATAACGTTCAACCAGGAGATATCGAAGAGTATTTTAACAACTTTGGGCTCAAAAAGGTTTCGAGTAAATATCTGCGTGATTCGGTTTTGGAGCGTGGTGTTATTATTTTTCAAAAGCTCTCTCCTATCAGTCGTTTTTCCTCCATCATTTACAATGATCGTTATTATCTTTTTATCGATAACTTCGAGTCAAGCGTTCTTTTAGAGAGTCAGGACTACAAAAACTTTAATGAGAGTTTGTGGGTTGTTTTTGTGATAGCCCTTTTGATTTTGCTTTACATGTATGTTTCTATTTATAAAAGTATTGCACCTCTCAAGTCACTTAGCGCACAAATACGCAAATTTGCCAGTGGTGATTTAAGTATAGAGTGTGCGAGTGAGCACAATGACGAAATTGGTGAAGTTGCCAATGAATTTGATCGTGCGGTTAAAAAGATACGCGACCTGATTCATTCAAGGCAGTTGTTTCTACGTACGATTATGCACGAGCTTAAAACGCCTATTGGTAAAGGGCGGATTGTGGCGGAAATGTTAGAAGATGATACGGCTAAAAAACGTTTAGTCGGTGTTTTTGGAAGGCTTGATCTGTTAATTGCCGAGTTTTCCAAAATAGAGCAGCTGACATCACAACGCTATGAACTCAATATGAAAGAATATTCGCTTTTGCATGTCATCGATCAAGCCATTGATCTGTTGATGCTTGATGATAAAAAACGAGAAGAGCAAGTGAAGGTTGAAGGCGATTTTGATTTTAAAGTCACTGTTGATTTTGATCTTATGGCGTTGGCGATTAAAAACTTGATGGACAATGCGATGAAGCATAGCCTCAATCACCGTGTTTTTGTGAAAAATAGTGAGCAGAAATTGATTATTGCCAATGAGGGAGAAGCTCTTAAAATGGCAATTGATGAGTATTTTAGACCGTTCGTTTCAGGCTCAAAAGCTTGTGGTAGTGGACTTGGTCTTGGTCTTTACATTGTTCAAAATATTGTTACTCAACATGGCTTGGAGGTCAGTTACAGCTATGAAGCAGGGTTCCATCAGTTTAGCATTGATTTTTCAAGAGGAAGCGTAGCATGA
- a CDS encoding response regulator transcription factor has protein sequence MINVLMIEDDAEFAEILSEYLAKYNIKITNYEDPYLGLSAGVKKYDLLILDLTLPGMDGLEVCKEVVAKYDIPIIISSARSDISDKVIGLQIGADDYLPKPYDPKEMYARIQSLIRRYKKSSAPEEQHGVSVFAVDEKRHEISFKGEVLSLTPAEYEILSYMIRQNGFSISREQLVYNCKSLKDKGSKSLDVIVGRLRAKINDDSKNPEYIHSVRGIGYKLVG, from the coding sequence ATGATTAATGTCTTAATGATAGAAGATGATGCCGAGTTTGCCGAAATATTAAGTGAATACCTCGCCAAATACAATATCAAAATTACCAATTATGAAGACCCTTATTTGGGGCTTAGTGCGGGTGTTAAAAAGTATGATCTTTTGATTTTAGACCTTACATTGCCCGGTATGGATGGGCTTGAAGTGTGCAAAGAGGTTGTCGCAAAATATGACATTCCAATTATCATCTCTTCGGCGCGCAGCGATATTAGCGATAAAGTCATTGGGCTTCAAATTGGAGCAGATGACTATTTGCCAAAGCCGTATGATCCTAAAGAGATGTACGCACGTATTCAGAGCTTGATTCGCCGTTATAAAAAAAGTTCGGCACCCGAAGAGCAACATGGTGTGAGTGTTTTTGCTGTCGATGAGAAGCGCCATGAGATCTCTTTTAAGGGTGAAGTGTTAAGTCTGACACCTGCTGAGTATGAGATACTTTCGTATATGATTCGTCAAAATGGCTTTTCAATTTCCAGAGAGCAATTGGTCTATAACTGCAAATCGCTCAAAGATAAAGGCTCTAAAAGTTTAGATGTCATTGTTGGAAGGTTACGTGCTAAGATCAATGATGATTCTAAAAATCCCGAATACATCCACTCTGTTCGAGGGATCGGATATAAGCTTGTCGGATGA